Part of the Spinacia oleracea cultivar Varoflay chromosome 5, BTI_SOV_V1, whole genome shotgun sequence genome, ACTAGTTTATTGGTCATGTTGGTAACAGTTGTTAAAAACTCCACATATTTAGGGAATCATCCTCATTTGGGACGATTGTTTGAAGATGCCGCTAGTTTTAAAATAGAAAACTATGCAACACCATTGCAAGAGAATTCGTCAGTAACTTGTTACTATTTTAATATTGTATATTAAGACTTAAGTCTTAAATATAGTAATAATATTATTTGATTTTTACAAACTTGAGTGCAGGATTGATTGTGACATGCTTATGTTAAAGTATATAGAGGCTAATAAAAACGATGATTGGTCCAATGTTTGTTATACCGTACACTTCTAGTTAGATAAGTGTacttattttgttatttttaggTGATATTTGATAATGTGTTGTGTTTCTTTTGCAGACGGAGTCTGTGGGAGTTGAACGATTAAAATACGTGGCAAAACTTATCACTAGAAAGTATAATAAAGCTACAGTTTTCAAGCGTGCTATATGCGAGGAGACATGATACTCTTTGTTTTAATTTGTTAtggttaattttttatttttcgctTCCCTATATATGTACGTTTGGCGACTTGGAGTTGTTTGAATAACCTCCTATGATTGTTATGGTTAATTCCTTTTGTGAAGTTATACGATCATGAGTTTTGTTTTTCGAGGGACTCAAGCTGATATTGAGAATGCATTTCCTTGTAACTGAGGTACTGTAGTAATGCATATCTGATTTGTTTCTTGCAATAGACAGTAAAATTGCTATGACTTTGTATATTCTTTGGTACACTTATTGTAATGCAACGGGCACAACTAACTAACAACTTGTACGCCCATACAAGTAGCGTGTGCCCGCACTGAATTGATGTGCGCCCGCACGTCTGGGTTGCACAACAACACGGGAGCATCTCCAATTGTTCTGCGTGGATTCATTTGCGAAAGGGGTTGGGTATGTATAGGGAACAAACAACGAGAAAGAGGGGTAGTGAGAAGATAGGTAGAGCAACGCATACAGAATGGAGCAGCATTATGATAGGGGAGAGCAGTTAGAAACTTAAATTCGTAGGCCATAATTGCTTATGATTCTATTAAATAAGATGATCTaactaaattttttatttgacaTTTCTTAAAACTAAGGTAGACTTCTGTACTTAATTTTGGCTTCTAGGTGCCTCTTTGAATCTTGATACTTGTCAAGAATTAACAAAACTTCACCATAATATATTTACAACAATTTGTACGACACTATGATTACAAAACAAGAATTTCATGAATGGATAAAATTGTGAAATTGCACACACAATCCTGAAAATTTATCAAACTGCTTCCTCAACCAATACTACCAATCTTGACTAGGCTTCCAATTAAAAATTGATACGTCATCTTACATATTTTCCAACTCGTAACTATAAGAAtcttacaaaataaaaaataaaaaattaataaactaGATGATATATCATCTTCATATTTTTGCAatactttatgaaattttatacATACCTTTGAAACAATGCCTTCTTCATATGTACTAGGCATGTAAGACATAGCTACTTTTGATAAGTTTGGCATATCGGAGGAACTCATGTTCTCACAATCCTTGTTTGGAGACTTATTAGGAGCCTTATTCAAGTCTAGTTCAATGACCACTTCCTTCATATTTTTTGGTGGGGGTGATTCTGAAGCTCGAaccctctttttcttttgttggccTCTCCCATTTTCCACGACTAATGGATCAAGAATACCAAAAGTCTCTtgtgtttttttgtttgtgtttttttgttCCACTTTGGCCTCTTCCAAAGTAAGGCTCATCTTTGCAAATTGGTCTCTAACCCCCGTGAATGCTTCGAGTGTCTAGGTTGCACGGTGATATATATTCATGCAAAATGAGGTCAAATAAGAGTACCTTGCTTGAATTCCTGCTAGATTATTGCCTTCAACATTATCATCTCCCTTATTTAGTTTGACATCATCCTTTGCATAAATCGTCCACCGTTTCATTATACATCCTTGTGGTAATTCCTTCACATTGTCAAATTTAAACACACCAAACATATGCCTATAGGGGTACCCAACAGACTTCAGTTTCATACAACAACAATACATGGTATCAAGAGATTTATCTCTAATGACCAGATACCAATACTTTTCATACTCAACATGTTGTAACCAATAGAATACATGACTGTTTGGTCCATCACCACGCTTGACATCTTTCACCAAATAAAACCCCTCATATGACATTTTAGAGGACAAAATAGCACAAAATTTCCTTGCATATATCTGTGCTGTATGATTTTTCAAACTTAACAACACACCACTACAACATGGGTGTGTATCTGCTGTCCTATGATCCTGATAACCTTCCTCCCACCTTAAAGAATTTATTTCTTGAAAATAATACTCAACAAATCTATACAACATTACCTTTTTCTCTAACATTCTTTTGAGTGTTCTATGCATTGACTCGCAACGCTGGGTACTTCGCATCCCTGCAAAGCaccatatattaaaaaaatattatctaAATCTAACATTAAAAGGTAATAAATTTACAATATTAAATACTgtagcaacaaaaaaaaaatcaacctgCAAAAAAATGACCTCGCATAAATGCTTCTGCCCACTTCTCTTTGGTGTGATATAATTCTATTGCCCACTTTCTTTCTCCTTACTTATGGACTGTCATTAATTCACTCCAAGACTTTTCAAAATCATCTACTGTTCTACGCTTAAAACACTTAATAAATCCTTCAACAAACGTTTTACCACCATTTCCTTTCACATTCCTCATAAGATGCCACAAGCATAGTATGTGCCTTGCTTCTGGAAGTACTTGATTAATAGCATTTGCCATAGCTTTGTCTCCATCGGTAATAACAGTTAGCGGTTTGTAACCATCTCCTGCCGTAATCAATTGTTCTAAGACCCACACATAAGTATCTTGTTTTTCATGAATCACCAACGTCCATCCAAAGGGAACTGTATTTCTATGATGATTAACACCAATCAAAACTACAAAGGGCATGTTGTACGTGTTACACTTATAAGTAGTATCAAATGCAAGTACATGTCCAAAAGTCTTGTAATCTATACGTGATATACCATCGCACCAGAACAATTTTTCTAAGTGTCCAATCTCGTCTCTTGTATATCTCAAAAACAACGTAGGATCGGTAGCTTTCTTTCCCATAAGATATGCCATCGCCGTTTCAGAATCACCATCTTTTACCTCTTCGTGTTTGATTCTTTGTGCGTGGTTATACAAGTCCTTTTTTAAGAATTCAGCATTTCTGTGCGAACCAGCTTCGTTAACAAAATTTTGCATAATTCTATTAGGCCCAATTCCTGATTTGTACATAGTGTTAATCTTAATTTTATCTGCCTTGGATATACCCCGAAAAGACCTACAATATTTTGATTGTTAGCACTCATAAAACTATTAAGAATTATAAATATACATAAAAAAGTAAGCATAATGCACAATGCTTACCTGATATAAGGAACATGTTTTGGGTTTGCCATGTCATGACAATGTTCTGCGTGAAAATTTTCCAACTTTCCAAAACTTTTACCCTCCATGAAACTTAAATTGAATGGAAGCCGGACAATTAAATCTACACAATAGttttggttctcgttttctattTGGTAAATTGATCcacttttgatttctttgacCCTGCACACGAAACACTAACTTCTTTGATATTACGTGTCCATCTTTTCTGCTCTTACTAGTTGAATCCTTTCGAACTCCAAACCCTTTAACCTTTTCATAGGTGTAGTAGAAATCCATACACTCTTCCAATGTCTTCCACTTGAGCATATCCATGTCATCTACATCATAATCTTCTAGTTTTTTTACCAATCTTATCCCATAtttcctaattaataaagtagTCAAATGTCTTCTCTTCAGATGGCTCAACTTCGCCGGCTAATAATTTAGTTTCACTACTGGAATCATCAATTTCATCTTCACTAATGTCTTTAAATTCCAATTCCACATCATTAGTCTTCGTTAATTGATCGTCCATTGTGTATAATCCAGAGAATCTTAAGTCCTACATAATTTGGAGAAAAGTATAAACATAATAATTCTAAATCTTATTGGATAGTACATAAAATTGTAAATTGATTTTTAAAATACCAATAAAAATCGTATTCCACTAATGTTTAGTACTACcctaaacataaaaaataaaaaagcaaTTGTATTCCATAGTTTATATTAATTTTTGTTGGTTACGTCCCTGGGATTAAATATACCATGGAATACCATATCTTTTTACAATTTAATAACCTCTCCCATCGGTTTGTAAACTTTTGTTTAATCGACAGGAAAGTTTGGTGAAATTCCCGATTTCTCTAAACTGCTGTTGCAATCAAACCACAAAAGGTAAGATCACTCTCTATCGTTTTATAtattactttattttaatttgctTCATGTTTGTTTTGATATTGCTCACAGTGAGAGCAGGGTGGGTAGCCGTAACCGAACCCATGACAGAGGACAGGAAGACAAAAAAGAAGATGAGATGGGGAAGACGGTTGCAGCTTCTTTGTTTTGTGTATGACCTAAACTACTGATACCATGATAGAAGGGATAACTTCGTATCCTTTttcatgtaggggaatacagttaaatacatataacatgtgcggaacaatccccaaagccaggaaacatgtataaaacacagattaagcaaacttacattcgaagcgtgtttttccGAGTTAtgattcacgaacacgaacaaagaactccaattgtcgttcctctatttggttcaccgacacgttcagatccgtcgtgagattcgtagcttacacgtcactcaagagtttgtgcttttgggaagaacacatccatggaggctaagagagaattagggtttctctctcctccttagggtttgatgtgtgtgaTCTGAATTGTGTGTTCGAAAAACATGTTcttaggttattaaaataacctagaTAATAAGCAAGCCAACCGACCAAGGCCTAAGGCCATTGGTCGGCCAACAAGCCCACGAAGGGTATTAGACGTGCACACATCAAGCTGGGCCGCGGGCCGCTAGCTGCTGTTGCTTGCTTCATGCTTTGTCCGCGCGCCCTACATCGCAGCAAGGCCTGTGGGCCAGCGCTGCATTTCCATGcacgctgcgcccatgggccttgcgcttatGCGCTCCGactcgtgggttgctttcgtatttcgattaaattatccttcgacaatttatttatcgtatcatacttgacgatccaatgtcgcaCGATaagatttattcgtctcgccaaGCTTATGagtatacgcaatacgatatacgatttcacgatccaatgtttaatcgtttaattatgtttttcgaactaatttcccgaaaagctattaaattaatttccgattcatttaatccggtgatctgttacatgccaatggtgtgaccttataggttcagtcaagagtaagctgcgaGCCTAATACAGATTAgaactgtaataccccgaatttttaaaactcgattaattatgcttaattgttattatttaatttaaaaacgttttaaatcttaaattcaaactttattttaagtaACGAAGTTtaatttcgcttgaatttttaatattgttacacaatttatttttttcagattttataatttaattctaCGAGCTTAATTACCTTTTTAAatgttaattattttcggattcttAATAATTAcggaacgttcttattttattcgaaaattaaatttattttatgattatcaatattttataaaaattatttgaaaatctgattttaattagACATATTTATATCAATTCCTAAATATagcaaagaaatttcagaatttttcctaactaagtgaaattacgaaattacCCTTAGAAAGTCAAAACactcctttctctttttctgcttgctctccacgtacaaatgagtgaacaatttttcttcttcctccttaCATTCATTGCAAAGTTCCACTTGAATTCTTCTCTTATTTCTTTACAAATGCAGCAAATCAGAAACCAAAATTTctcaaccaaaaatcaaataaatcaAAACCAAATTTATTCCCCTTTGTTTCCCTGCTTGTGCgaatcaccaccaccaccgactGCCTCGGCGGAAACCACCACCAACGCGACCACCAAGCATCACCTTCGTCCCACACCACTCAACCACCTCTGTCTCCGCCCAGAACTCATCGGAAAACACCCCTCAAACCTCCCCTGCCCCTCGTCTCTTTCTCCCCTGCCGCACCACCGTACCGCAGCCACCACCACTTCCAGCCACCTTCCACCATCACCACCCTGCACCCTGATCTCCGTCGCCTAAAAACCCCCGGTGCTCCGCCCTTATCGCCGCCCAACCGCCGTTCCCTTTCCTTCTTCCTTTCCGTTGCTTCAATCCCCTCCCCTGCTTTTCGGTTCAACTCACCTCCCCTGACTTTTCTCTTCTTCACGCCCAACCACCAGCACCGACGACCACCGCAATCACCATCGCACACCCACCGTACTTCCCCCTGCTCTCCTTCTCCTTCGTCGCACCACGCCCCACCACCTCCCCTGTTTTCCCTTTCCTCGTTCCCCTTGTTGCGCCACCACACCGCAACCACCACACCCCGTCACCCTCACCAATTGGTAAACTGACCTCCGCCGCCCACTTTCCCCGGCGAGCCGCTCTCCCCTCCTCCCAGAACCACCCAACGGACCCCCCAAACTCCCCTGTTTCGCGCAACCACTCCTCCCCTCCTCCTTGTTGTTTCGCCGCCGTGAACCAACCCCCACCATCGCCGTCGCCTCCAGCGCGGTTTGCGCTGCTGCATCGCCCAGCTAAGCCGCCCAACCGCCTTCTTCCTTCCTCTCCTCCTCCCTTTCGTGTTCCCCTTTCTCagcccctcccctgtttcccTGTTCTTCGTGCCCCTGTTTCCTAATAAAATGAGTTCCAGTAATTGGAACTTTGTTCTTTTATTCCCCAAAAGCCCAAACTTTTGTTTTGgcccaatatatatatatatatatatatatatatatatatatatatatatatatatatatatcaaagtAAGTTCTAATATTTCATCAAAATCAattgatatttattttaattatgattatataaatttaaatggtaatttcaaatttatattttggctcaaaatttaatttagatAATATTACCGTTAATTACGGGATTTAAATAAAGTTTCAAGTAAATTgatttatgaaatatttatttttcgatTGAAATCtcgtttaataataatattttctatAACTTATAAAAatgtatatttttattaaattcattatttcaaaattcactatctataaaattattatttataaatatcagttttaaagaaatttatcgttttagtaattaattcaataatttaatactttgaaagaaatcggactcggagctcaggacgaacgaaccaaggaaaaaggcctagcaatcatggaattgaggtaacggttattgctagtacccgcaatcccttcgaaatgtatttatgaatgatgttatgaatgattgatgttttataatgatgttttatgatttgcgggattataagtatgatttgattgaattgttttacgataatgcagctttatgcaaagtatcgatttaatgaattattattcctgaaagaaatgattttatgaaataacgagatttaatggtttattgaaccaccctgaatgattgagtttttcctgattaatgttcgattaaaagaaatgtaaacatgataaataaaagtgtaagaactggtcaagttcccctgatatggagcccaggctccccctgataagaagcactggcttcccatgatatggaaccaaggttccccctgataagaagcactggcttcccctgatatggaaccaaggttccccctgaaatgaagcattggcttcccctgttatggagcattgactccccctgttatgaagcactggcttcccatgttcgtaggagacgtcctaccatgttttcctgtaaaatcctgatgaccagaataatactgttaaaaggaaaaagttaaagaaatgatattcctgaaatgatgttcctgaaatgatattcttaaaataatgttcctgaaatgatgtttctgaaatgacgttTCTAAACTTATGTTTCTGTAatgatgatgcttctgaaatgatgatttagtaaatgttttactatattctattctccctgtttattaaataaaatgaattgaaatgatgttacgatgttagggtaactcgttactgagtcttcggctcaccgttttgttttccgttttaggtattgctggggaccacggaaacgagtagtggcgaggatttcaccatTACCATGTTCACCTAAGTAAATGTTAAGTTGTAAAGTGAAGATTCTGGATTaaagttacgtacttttattaaggaattaaaaatgAATATTATGTTAAtcttggagtttaatagcttatgattgatggttgcttTGTAATTctcaagagggagttacggcagtaatgtcccgaccgaattaggttaattccgctgctaattatgctttaaaaattgaattagaggtcggggtgttacagtttggtatcagagcaaaggttctggaccataagtgctaaaccttatggGTTTCGCACGAAATGGAATTCATTAGGCattaagcaaagagttttaaggaacgAGTTAAacagaatatgttaaaatcaagtcaagttaaaatgaaatgagtgagagcgtaggaacgcacgggatTAAAGGGATTTATTCTCATGTGATTTATGTTTTCCTGATTGAATATGTTTtgcgaaatatcgattatcgaGGTTACTAACGATGCCGcgaacgaagctcacaacaAGCGCAATATCCACGATGACGTCGTCCGCAATGAGGTTTTCCATGATGATTCTTGTGACGACCAATTTATAGAAGACCACGAGGAGATGATGAAACGATTAGGAACTGCAAGTACGATGtcaacttaatcggtcaaatattCTCGAAAAACGAAATCGAACGAAAACGCATCACTATTTGAGAAAATTTCACCCTGGAATCCACCAATTTATGACGGCAAGCCAATTCGATGGAATTTGAAGATTGGACTAGGATCAACTATTGGAGACTTTGCAATGCCCCGACGAATAAGAAACTAATGTCGTGTAGGAACGAATACGTGAAGGGAAAGAGAATTTCGTCAACCTCGgccaatcatgaacgaaacaacaacaattctaGGGTTAATCATAATCCAACACGATCACGACATATGCAAGAGCTTACATGATGAAAGACGAAGATTACGACAAAGTTGTTCCCTTGATTTCATATTTATCGTCACATGTCATAAGTTTTCTACCCTAGACAGACAAggcaaagtttaagcattactGTTTTCTTGGAAGAAGTTAAGGTAAGCACGGCTCGAACTCAAGATTTTGTGAATATGAATCgttttgaggaatttttatGGTTATGAAAATTTTAAGGATAGTATAAATGTTAAGAGTACCAAGCGAGCATAAGGTTGTATTTCATGAGTGGTGGACCACTAATTAAGTTGAGATTATTCGAAGTCTAAAGTGTACAAATTGTgaatgaaattgattctagagTTATCTTTTCGTGTTACCCATGATGAATATTTTGGTGTTTATAAGTACACAAGTCTAGTATCTGAAAAAGGATTGATATGCctctattaaggaagctaagaagttatacaTGAATGTTATGAACCCCATGAGTTATGGTAAAAGACCCGTTTGAGTTGAAacatgaataagatcttgaggattttaTCAAAAggagttatcaagaattagttaTCAAAAAGGTTGAATGATAGAGTatcgaaagagcatgagtttgtatttcgTAAGTGGCAAATCAACAAATAAATCGAGGTTTAAAGCATTGAAGTTATGATTGAAATCGATTCTTAGTTTACTTTTCTGCATCATTTGTAAGGtttatttttatgtatttatttgAAAGGATGCGTGATTatctccataaagaaagctaagcgaaaGAATCTAAGGTTTTGCAAAATGTtatttatggtgaaaatatgaaattgaGTTTGCATACAAAGCTTTGAGGAacttaccaaaataagttattgagaattagtctgtctatgaggttgatgatatcaatgaatgttatgaagttcaaaaagaattatgaatgatttaggaatgcaatggagttaAGAAAAGAAACCGACGAAATGACATGTCTGTAAATCCATgtagtctgaactaagtttctggaacctagattgtttctgataaaggcacgTGTGATGGCTTAGAAATATCCGCCAAAACCCaaggtttgtcgacttaaaataCTAAGGATGAGTAGCGAAGTCGTACGTCTAATGATGTAGTTCCTGTCACgtgattggactcgaacccctgcaacgaacgtagtcaacgaaGTTGTGTGACGCAGAAGAAAAGATCgaagatcgaaatcaaaacgaatcgaataacgaaagtcaacgacaagattcctgcaaCAAAGAAGCCAATAGAAAATGAAAGTGAAACGTCTCTAATTGTTCGCTCAtgaacgatatgatgtatgaattactatgttttctatgaatgattatgttatgttcaaccatgctcgtgtgttagatcaaattattatgaatgttatgcttatgttgaatatggaattttcaatttatgaattatttctatatgatatggattatgtttatgctgacatgattatattggtaatctaattgttatacatggaagccgtctctgatggaagttctcctgagctcagagtacgagattgtgaTAATAAAcaacttttacaaattatttgagtattctagttgttagataaatatttattttcattacttatatacatatattttcagaattataattttgcattaaaaagttactattttcggtagaaaatattttcaaacaaggtatcacaaagtaaaatgggagcctagtctaagctaacaatttgccccttttatgttctttgctcctcgatcctattttatgaagtaaagtggagatacgaaagacgatggcggaatgtaattgaccttaatgacgattaaggattaatatataattttgccccttttgtattctttactcttcaattctaggtctcgagttgaagcggattcctaaaagatgatggcggaatgaaggctagacattgtcagaattgaaattgtgagatcttggttttaaaataaagcATTATACTTTCATTCGAGTGTTTTCAATTTCATcaatcattttataaatctaattttcaagtttctaggacgaaactttttctaagggggtaagaatgtaataccccgaatttttaaaactcggttaattatgcttaattgttattatttaatttaaaaacgttttaaatcttaaattcgaactttattttaagtaACGAAGTTtaatttcgcttgaatttttaatattgttacacaatttatttttttcagattttataatttaattctaCGAGCTTAATTACCTTTTTAAatgttaattattttcggattcttAATAATTACGGaatgttcttattttattcgaaaattaaatttattttatgattattaatattttataaaaattatttgaaaatctgattttaattagACATATTTATATCAATTCCTAAATATagcaaagaaatttcagaatttttccTAACTAAGTGAAATTACGAAATTGCCCTTAGAAAGTCAAAACactcctttctctttttctgcttgctctccacgtacaaatgagtgaacaatttttcttcttcctccttaCATTCATTGCAAAGTTCCACTTGAATTCTTCTCATATTTCTTTACAAATGCAGCAAATCAGAAACCAAAATTTctcaaccaaaaatcaaataaatcaAAACCAAATTTATTCCCCTTTGTTTCCCTGCTTGTGCgaatcaccaccaccaccgactGCCTCGGCGAAAACCACCACCAACGCGACCACCAAGCATCACCTTCGTCCCACACCACTCAACCACCTCTGTCTCCGCCCAGAACTCATCGGAAAACACCCCTCAAACCTCCCCTGCCCCTCGTCTCTTTCTCCCCTGCCGCACCACCGTACCGCAACCACCACCACTTCCAGCCACCGTCCACCATCACCACCCTGCACCCTGATCTCCGTCGCCCAAAAACCCCCGGTGCTCCGCCCTTATCGCCGCCCAACCGCCGTTCCCTTTCCTTCTTCCTTTCCGTTGCTTCAATCCCCTCCCCTGCTTTTCGGTTCAACTCACCTCCCCTGACTTTTCTCTTCTTCACGCCCAACCACCAGCACCGACGACCACCGCAATCACCATCGCACACCCACCGTACTTCCCCCTGCTCTCCTTCTCCTTCGTCGCACCACGCCCCACCACCTCCCCTGTTTTCCCTTTCCTCGTTCCCCTTGTTGCGCCACCACACCGCAACCACCACACCCCGTCACCCTCACCAATTGGTGAACTGACCTCCGCCGCCCACTTTTCCCCGGCGAGCCGCTCTCCCCTCCTCCCAGAACCACCCAACGGACCCCCCAAACTCCCCTGTTTCGCGCAACCACTCCTCCCCTCCTCCTTGTTGTTTCGCCGCTGTGAACCAACCCCCACCATCGTCGTCGCCTCCGGCGCGGTTTGCGCTGCTGCACCGCCCAGCTAAGCCGCCCAACCGCCTTCTTCCTTCCTCTCCTCCTCCCTTTCGTGTTCCCCTTTCTCagcccctcccctgtttccttGTTCTTCGTGCCCCCGTTTCCTAATAAAATGAGTTCCAGTAATTGGaactttgttcttttatttcccAAAAGCCCAAACTTTTGTTTTGtcccaatatatatatatatcaaagtAAGTTCTAATATTTCATCAAAATCAattgatatttattttaattatgattatataaatttaaatggtaatttcaaatttatattttggcttaaaatttaatttagatAATATTACCGTTAATTACGGGATTTAAATAAAGTTTCaagtaaatcgatttatgaaatatttatttttcgatTGAAATAtcgtttaataataatattttctataatttataaaaatgtatatttttattaaattcattatttcaaaattcactatctataaaattattatttataaatatcagttttaaagaaatttatcgttttagtaattaattcaataatttaatactttgaaagaaatcggactcggagctcaggacgaacgaaccaaggaaaaaggcctatcaatcatggaattgaggtaacggttattgctagtacccgcaatcccttcgaaatgtatttatgaatgatgttatgaatgattgatgttttataatgatgttttatgatttgcgggattacaagtatgatttgattgaattgttttacgataatgcagctttatgcaaagtatcgatttaatgaattattattactgaaagaaatgattttatgaaataacgagatttaatggtttattgaaccaccctgaatgattgagtttttcctgattaatgttcgattaaaagaaatgtaaacatgataaataaaagtgtaagaactggtcaagttcccctgatatcgagcccaggctccccctgataagaaacactggcttcccctgatatggaaccaaggttccccctgataagaagcactggcttcccctgatatggaaccaaggttccccctgaaatgaagcactggcttcccctgttatggagcattgactccccctgttatgaagcactggcttcccatg contains:
- the LOC130461397 gene encoding protein FAR1-RELATED SEQUENCE 5-like; this translates as MDMLKWKTLEECMDFYYTYEKVKGFGVRKDSTSKSRKDGHVISKNFMEGKSFGKLENFHAEHCHDMANPKHVPYIRSFRGISKADKIKINTMYKSGIGPNRIMQNFVNEAGSHRNAEFLKKDLYNHAQRIKHEEVKDGDSETAMAYLMGKKATDPTLFLRYTRDEIGHLEKLFWCDGISRIDYKTFGHVLAFDTTYKCNTYNMPFVVLIGVNHHRNTVPFGWTLVIHEKQDTYVWVLEQLITAGDGYKPLTVITDGDKAMANAINQVLPEARHILCLWHLMRNVKGNGGKTFVEGFIKCFKRRTVDDFEKSWRMRSTQRCESMHRTLKRMLEKKVMLYRFVEYYFQEINSLRWEEGYQDHRTADTHPCCSGVLLSLKNHTAQIYARKFCAILSSKMSYEGFYLVKDVKRGDGPNSHVFYWLQHVEYEKYWYLVIRDKSLDTMYCCCMKLKSVGYPYRHMFGVFKFDNVKELPQGCIMKRWTIYAKDDVKLNKGDDNVEGNNLAGIQARYSYLTSFCMNIYHRAT